One Rissa tridactyla isolate bRisTri1 chromosome 1, bRisTri1.patW.cur.20221130, whole genome shotgun sequence DNA segment encodes these proteins:
- the PIGA gene encoding phosphatidylinositol N-acetylglucosaminyltransferase subunit A isoform X2 has product MAAGVPAGGSHSVCMVSDFFYPNMGGVESHVYQLSQCLIERGHKVLVVTHAYGRRKGVRYLTNGLKVYYLPLKVMYNQSTATTLFHSLPLLRYIFVRERVTVVHAHSSFSAMAHDALFHAKTMGLRTVFTDHSLFGFADVSSVLTNKLLTVSLCDTNHIICVSYTSKENTVLRAALDPRIVSVIPNAVDPTDFTPDPSRRDDSTVTIVVVSRLVYRKGIDLLSGIIPELCQKYPELHFIVGGEGPKRIILEEVRERYQLHDRVRLLGALEHQDVRNVLVQGHIFLNTSLTEAFCMAIVEAASCGLQVVSTRVGGIPEVLPENLIILCEPSVKSLCDGLEKAIAQLRSGTLPSPEAVHNKVKTFYTWRNVAERTEKVYDRVADEVVLPMDERLDRLMSHCGPVTGCIFALFAVLNFLFLAFLRWMTPDSIIDVAIDATGPKSAWTKQYFFGKKGRVKEDLPSS; this is encoded by the exons ATGGCGGCCGGGGTCCCGGCGGGGGGGTCGCACAGCGTCTGTATGGTGTCGGACTTCTTCTACCCCAACATGGGGGGCGTGGAGAGCCACGTGTACCAGCTGTCGCAGTGCCTCATCGAGCGGGGCCACAAGGTCCTGGTGGTCACCCATGCCTACGGCCGCCGGAAGGGCGTCCGCTACCTCACCAACGGGCTGAAAGTCTACTACTTGCCCCTGAAGGTAATGTACAACCAGTCCACGGCAACGACGCTCTTCCACAGCCTGCCCCTGCTCAGGTACATCTTTGTGCGGGAGAGGGTCACCGTCGTCCATGCCCACAGCTCCTTCTCTGCCATGGCCCATGATGCGCTCTTCCACGCCAAGACCATGGGGCTGCGGACGGTGTTCACGGACCACTCCCTCTTTGGGTTTGCGGATGTCAGCTCGGTGCTTACCAACAAACTTCTGACGGTGTCCTTGTGTGATACGAACCACATCATCTGTGTCTCCTACACAAGTAAGGAAAACACAGTGCTGCGAGCGGCATTAGACCCTCGGATAGTCTCCGTCATCCCCAACGCTGTTGATCCCACTGACTTCACTCCAGACCCGTCAAGGAGGGATGACAGTACAGTAACAATTGTTGTTGTCAGCAGACTTGTTTACAGAAAAG GTATAGATTTGCTTAGTGGTATAATTCCTGAGCTCTGTCAGAAATATCCAGAGCTACATTTCATAGTTGGAGGAGAAGGACCAAAACGAATCATACTGGAAGAAGTCCGGGAAAGATACCAGCTACATGACAG GGTACGTCTCCTAGGAGCCTTGGAACACCAGGATGTTAGAAATGTTCTAGTCCAGGGGCACATTTTTCTCAACACTTCTCTCACTGAGGCCTTTTGTATGGCAATTGTGGAAGCAGCAAGCTGTGGtttacag gTGGTGAGTACAAGAGTCGGCGGGATTCCTGAGGTGCTTCCagaaaatctcattattttatgTGAACCCTCTGTGAAATCTTTGTGTGATGGATTAGAAAAAGCTATTGCCCAGCTCAGATCAGGAACACTACCATCTCCAGAAGCTGTTCATAATAAAGTAAAGACATTTTATACATGGAGGAATGTAGCAGAGAGGACTGAGAAA GTGTATGACAGGGTTGCAGACGAAGTGGTTTTACCAATGGATGAGCGACTTGACAGACTAATGTCTCACTGTGGCCCAGTGACTGGgtgtatttttgctctttttgctgttttgaacTTCCTTTTCCTGGCGTTTCTGAGGTGGATGACTCCAGATTCCATTATCGATGTTGCAATAGATGCTACAGGACCTAAAAGTGCATGGactaaacagtatttttttgggaaaaaaggaagagttaaAGAAGATCTCCCAAGCTCCTAA
- the PIGA gene encoding phosphatidylinositol N-acetylglucosaminyltransferase subunit A isoform X1 encodes MYGRVRRRRSGPGMAAGVPAGGSHSVCMVSDFFYPNMGGVESHVYQLSQCLIERGHKVLVVTHAYGRRKGVRYLTNGLKVYYLPLKVMYNQSTATTLFHSLPLLRYIFVRERVTVVHAHSSFSAMAHDALFHAKTMGLRTVFTDHSLFGFADVSSVLTNKLLTVSLCDTNHIICVSYTSKENTVLRAALDPRIVSVIPNAVDPTDFTPDPSRRDDSTVTIVVVSRLVYRKGIDLLSGIIPELCQKYPELHFIVGGEGPKRIILEEVRERYQLHDRVRLLGALEHQDVRNVLVQGHIFLNTSLTEAFCMAIVEAASCGLQVVSTRVGGIPEVLPENLIILCEPSVKSLCDGLEKAIAQLRSGTLPSPEAVHNKVKTFYTWRNVAERTEKVYDRVADEVVLPMDERLDRLMSHCGPVTGCIFALFAVLNFLFLAFLRWMTPDSIIDVAIDATGPKSAWTKQYFFGKKGRVKEDLPSS; translated from the exons ATGTATGGCCGGGTCCGCCGGCGACG GAGCGGGCCCGGGATGGCGGCCGGGGTCCCGGCGGGGGGGTCGCACAGCGTCTGTATGGTGTCGGACTTCTTCTACCCCAACATGGGGGGCGTGGAGAGCCACGTGTACCAGCTGTCGCAGTGCCTCATCGAGCGGGGCCACAAGGTCCTGGTGGTCACCCATGCCTACGGCCGCCGGAAGGGCGTCCGCTACCTCACCAACGGGCTGAAAGTCTACTACTTGCCCCTGAAGGTAATGTACAACCAGTCCACGGCAACGACGCTCTTCCACAGCCTGCCCCTGCTCAGGTACATCTTTGTGCGGGAGAGGGTCACCGTCGTCCATGCCCACAGCTCCTTCTCTGCCATGGCCCATGATGCGCTCTTCCACGCCAAGACCATGGGGCTGCGGACGGTGTTCACGGACCACTCCCTCTTTGGGTTTGCGGATGTCAGCTCGGTGCTTACCAACAAACTTCTGACGGTGTCCTTGTGTGATACGAACCACATCATCTGTGTCTCCTACACAAGTAAGGAAAACACAGTGCTGCGAGCGGCATTAGACCCTCGGATAGTCTCCGTCATCCCCAACGCTGTTGATCCCACTGACTTCACTCCAGACCCGTCAAGGAGGGATGACAGTACAGTAACAATTGTTGTTGTCAGCAGACTTGTTTACAGAAAAG GTATAGATTTGCTTAGTGGTATAATTCCTGAGCTCTGTCAGAAATATCCAGAGCTACATTTCATAGTTGGAGGAGAAGGACCAAAACGAATCATACTGGAAGAAGTCCGGGAAAGATACCAGCTACATGACAG GGTACGTCTCCTAGGAGCCTTGGAACACCAGGATGTTAGAAATGTTCTAGTCCAGGGGCACATTTTTCTCAACACTTCTCTCACTGAGGCCTTTTGTATGGCAATTGTGGAAGCAGCAAGCTGTGGtttacag gTGGTGAGTACAAGAGTCGGCGGGATTCCTGAGGTGCTTCCagaaaatctcattattttatgTGAACCCTCTGTGAAATCTTTGTGTGATGGATTAGAAAAAGCTATTGCCCAGCTCAGATCAGGAACACTACCATCTCCAGAAGCTGTTCATAATAAAGTAAAGACATTTTATACATGGAGGAATGTAGCAGAGAGGACTGAGAAA GTGTATGACAGGGTTGCAGACGAAGTGGTTTTACCAATGGATGAGCGACTTGACAGACTAATGTCTCACTGTGGCCCAGTGACTGGgtgtatttttgctctttttgctgttttgaacTTCCTTTTCCTGGCGTTTCTGAGGTGGATGACTCCAGATTCCATTATCGATGTTGCAATAGATGCTACAGGACCTAAAAGTGCATGGactaaacagtatttttttgggaaaaaaggaagagttaaAGAAGATCTCCCAAGCTCCTAA